In uncultured Methanobrevibacter sp., one genomic interval encodes:
- the purL gene encoding phosphoribosylformylglycinamidine synthase subunit PurL: MTLADSEIEYIEGILGRKMNELEEGMLDVMFSEHCSYKSSRPFLRAFPTEGENIILGPGDDAGLVSVTDKYALAVGMESHNHPSAIEPYGGAGTGIGGILRDIISMGAMPIALLDSLRFGPLEEDEKSRYLFEHVVKGISDYGNRVGVPTVAGEIEFDESFRTNPLVNVMCVGLVEKDKIVRAQAPNIGDVFLLMGGTTGRDGIHGVTFASEELTSDSETEDRPAVQVADPFTKKRVLEASLEILEKINVSGVKDLGGGGLTCCISELVDSSQNGARVDLREIPLRETGMTPYEIMLSESQERMVFVINPNDVELAQKICDKHEIVSSVIGEVIDGNNMIISDKGDEIANLPTILLADPPSIDRPIAEIPEDTQKVELKEPGVYESLPKLLSSPNIASKEWVYKQYDHEVQVRTVVKPGDDAAVLRIDEDTAIALTTDSNTIHTKLSPFDGAAGCVAEAIRNVISMGATPYAVVDCLNFGNPETPEILWQFKTAIEGMSLVAENFNAPVISGNVSFYNETEGIKINPTPAVGVIGVENIKNIRTMDFKNEGDKIILIGKTYDELTGSEYHRTIHNLEIGTAPRIRIDEEVANGQTVLKLIDEDADNNITAVHDVSAGGLAVALSEMVIKSGLGCDVELVDDELDKIQLLYSESHARYLLTVKADAAEDILSKIDVEAQIIGEVKGTSLNVNGHEFSFEDLDNAYHGVIEKYMA; the protein is encoded by the coding sequence ATGACTTTAGCTGATTCTGAAATTGAATATATTGAAGGAATCCTCGGCAGGAAAATGAATGAACTCGAAGAAGGTATGCTTGATGTAATGTTTTCAGAACATTGCTCATACAAAAGCAGCAGACCATTCTTAAGAGCATTTCCAACCGAAGGGGAAAATATCATTTTAGGTCCTGGAGACGATGCAGGTCTTGTAAGTGTAACTGATAAATATGCATTGGCTGTCGGAATGGAATCTCACAACCATCCATCAGCTATTGAACCTTATGGTGGAGCCGGAACAGGTATTGGAGGAATTTTAAGGGATATCATTTCCATGGGAGCAATGCCTATTGCACTTCTTGATTCCTTAAGATTCGGTCCTCTTGAAGAAGATGAAAAATCAAGATACCTATTTGAACATGTCGTTAAAGGAATTTCCGATTACGGAAACCGTGTTGGAGTTCCAACCGTTGCAGGTGAAATAGAATTTGATGAATCATTCAGAACAAATCCTCTTGTTAATGTAATGTGTGTAGGACTTGTTGAAAAAGATAAGATTGTAAGGGCTCAGGCACCAAACATAGGCGATGTATTCCTTCTTATGGGAGGAACCACAGGACGTGACGGAATTCACGGAGTAACATTTGCATCAGAAGAGCTTACATCAGACTCTGAAACAGAAGACAGGCCTGCAGTACAGGTGGCTGATCCGTTTACCAAAAAAAGGGTACTTGAAGCATCACTGGAAATACTTGAAAAAATCAATGTCAGCGGTGTTAAGGACTTAGGTGGTGGAGGTCTTACCTGCTGTATTTCAGAGCTTGTAGATTCATCACAAAATGGAGCACGTGTTGATTTAAGGGAAATCCCTTTAAGGGAAACCGGAATGACTCCCTATGAAATCATGCTTTCAGAGTCCCAGGAAAGAATGGTATTTGTCATAAATCCTAATGATGTTGAACTTGCACAAAAAATCTGCGATAAACATGAAATCGTATCATCAGTAATTGGTGAGGTAATTGATGGAAACAACATGATTATTTCAGATAAAGGAGATGAAATTGCAAACCTTCCAACTATTTTATTAGCAGATCCTCCTTCAATTGACAGGCCAATAGCTGAAATTCCAGAAGATACTCAAAAAGTGGAACTTAAAGAGCCTGGAGTTTATGAATCATTGCCGAAATTGTTATCCAGCCCGAATATAGCTTCAAAGGAATGGGTTTACAAACAGTACGACCATGAAGTTCAGGTAAGGACAGTTGTTAAACCTGGTGATGATGCTGCAGTACTCAGAATCGATGAGGATACAGCTATTGCACTTACAACTGATTCCAATACAATTCATACTAAATTGTCTCCATTTGATGGAGCTGCAGGATGTGTTGCAGAAGCAATACGTAACGTTATTTCAATGGGAGCAACTCCATATGCTGTCGTTGACTGTCTTAACTTCGGAAACCCTGAAACTCCTGAAATCCTATGGCAATTCAAGACAGCTATTGAAGGTATGAGTCTTGTAGCTGAAAACTTCAATGCCCCTGTAATCAGCGGTAATGTAAGTTTCTACAATGAAACTGAAGGAATTAAAATCAATCCGACCCCTGCAGTTGGTGTTATCGGTGTTGAAAACATCAAAAACATAAGAACCATGGACTTCAAAAACGAAGGGGACAAAATCATTTTAATAGGTAAAACCTATGATGAGTTAACCGGTTCTGAATATCACAGAACTATCCATAATTTAGAGATAGGAACTGCTCCAAGAATCAGAATAGATGAAGAAGTAGCTAACGGTCAGACAGTATTGAAATTAATCGACGAGGATGCAGACAACAATATTACAGCAGTTCACGACGTATCTGCAGGAGGACTTGCAGTAGCACTATCTGAAATGGTCATCAAATCAGGCCTTGGATGTGACGTTGAGCTGGTTGACGATGAACTTGATAAAATCCAATTGTTATACTCAGAAAGCCATGCAAGATACTTATTAACAGTTAAAGCTGATGCAGCTGAAGATATCTTATCAAAAATCGATGTTGAAGCACAAATCATTGGTGAGGTAAAAGGCACTTCATTAAATGTAAACGGTCATGAATTTAGTTTTGAAGATTTGGATAATGCATATCATGGGGTTATTGAAAAATACATGGCATAA